One part of the Homo sapiens chromosome 19, GRCh38.p14 Primary Assembly genome encodes these proteins:
- the TEKTL1 gene encoding tektin-like protein 1 — MRVLVPPAERSQDTRVGAPAWREAAQAMARTAHILTDRCGQEAVTMWQPKDSVLDPNVAHHLGRAAYIQPWRFRVEMIKGGGTLEKPPPGEGVTLWKGKMKPPAWYARLPLPLHRKARALQTTEVVHAHARGARLTAARLGRAQHQINGRVRQLLRQREVTDHRLSEVRKGLLINQQSVKLRGYRPKSEKVPDKADSMLTWEKEELKSMKRKMERDMEKSEVLLKTLASCRDTLNFCFKERLQAVDLMNQPLDKVLEQARRHSWVNLSRAPTPRTQGQKTPPPDPVGTYNPACALALNEAKRLLVESKDTLVEMAKNEVDVREQQLQISDRVCASLAQKASETLELKERLNMTLGLMRGTILRCTKYNQELYTTHGLIKGPLSKVHLETAEKLDRPLVRMYQRHVGTQLPEAARLAQGTDKLQCHITYLEKNLDELLATHKNLSWGLNCKNIGHEVDGNVVRLRLRQRQPHVCYEQAQRLVKDWDPRTPPPRSKSSADP; from the exons ATGCGCGTGTTGGTACCCCCGGCTGAGCGCAGCCAGGACACACGCGTTGGGGCCCCAGCATGGCGCGAGGCAGCTCAGGCCATGGCGAGGACCGCGCACATTCTGACCGATCGCTGCGGGCAGGAGGCGGTGACCATGTGGCAGCCCAAGGACAGCGTGCTGGACCCGAACGTGGCCCACCACCTCGGCCGCGCCGCCTACATCCAGCCCTGGCGCTTCCGCGTGGAGATGATCAAAGGCGGCGGCACCTTGGAGAAGCCGCCGCCAGGCGAGGGCGTCACGCTGTGGAAGGGCAAGATGAAGCCGCCCGCCTGGTACGCCCGCCTGCCGCTACCCTTGCACCGCAAAGCGCGCGCCCTGCAGACCACCGAGGTGGTGCACGCGCACGCGCGTGGAGCGCGCCTCACCGCCGCCCGCCTCGGCCGCGCGCAGCACCAGATTAACGGGCGGGTGCGACAGCTGCTGCGCCAGCGCGAGGTCACCGACCACAGGCTCAGCGAAGTGCGCAAGGGTCTGCTTATTAACCAGCAGAGCGTCAAGCTGCGGGGCTACAGGCCCAAGTCTGAGAAG GTCCCTGACAAAGCTGACAGTATGCTTACATGGGAGAAAGAGGAGCTGAAAAGCATGAAGAGGAAAATGGAGAGAGATATGGAAAAATCAGAGGTCCTACTCAAG acCCTGGCCTCCTGCCGAGACACTCTGAACTTCTGCTTCAAGGAGCGGCTCCAAGCCGTGGACCTCATGAACCAGCCTCTGGACAAGGTTCTGGAGCAGGCCAGACGCCACTCATGGGTGAACCTCTCCCGAGCCCCCACTCCACGCACACAGGGTCAGAAAACGCCTCCTCCAGACCCTGTGGGCACCTATAACCCAG CGTGCGCCTTGGCGCTAAACGAAGCCAAGCGGTTGTTGGTCGAGTCCAAGGACACCTTGGTAGAAATGGCAAAGAACGAGGTGGACGTCCGGGAGCAACAGCTGCAGATAAGCGACCGTGTGTGTGCCTCGCTGGCGCAGAAGGCGAGCGAGACCTTGGAGCTGAAG GAAAGATTAAATATGACGTTAGGACTGATGAGGGGAACTATCCTCCGGTGTACGAAATATAACCAAGAGTTGTACACCACCCACGGTCTCATCAAG GGTCCTCTGTCGAAAGTTCACCTGGAGACCGCAGAAAAGCTGGACAGACCCCTGGTTCGCATGTACCAGAGACACGTGGGCACCCAACTCCCGGAGGCTGCGCGCCTCGCACAG GGCACCGACAAGCTGCAGTGCCACATCACGTACCTGGAAAAGAACCTGGACGAGCTGCTCGCCACGCACAAGAACCTCAGCTGGGGCCTCAACTGCAAGAACATCGGGCATGAGGTGGACGGCAACGTGGTGCGCCTGCGCCTGCGCCAGCGGCAACCGCACGTGTGCTACGAGCAGGCGCAGCGCCTGGTTAAGGACTGGGACCCGCGCACGCCGCCGCCGCGCAGCAAGAGCAGCGCGGACCCCTAG